In Williamsoniiplasma luminosum, the genomic stretch TTACTTTATAATTCCAAAAACACCAAAATAAACTAAAAAAATTCCATTTTACACGCTTTTTGTGTGTAAAATGGAATTTTGATGCAAATTTTTTAAAATTATTTTTTATCGCTACGGTGTTGTTTACGTTCGTTTTGTGTTAATCATTTTTTACGTAAACGAATATCAATTGGAGTGACCTCAACTAATTCATCTCATTGGATGTATTCTAAAGCTTGTTCTAAAGTCATTTTTTTGAATGGGGTTAATTTTACTGAATCATCAGTTCCACTTGAACGAGTGTTGGTTAATTTTTTTCCAGTTGTTGGGTTAACATCTAAATCGTTGTCGCGTGAATGTTGACCAACAATCATCCCTTCATAAACTTCAGTTTGAGGAGCGACAAATAAAATTCCACGCTCTTCAAGATTTCCTAAAGCATAAGCTAAAGTTTTTCCATTGGCCATTGACACCATCACCCCGTTTAGACGTGATTCAATTTCACCTTTATAAGGTTCAAAACCGTTGGCACTACGCACCATAATTCCTTCACCATGCGTATCATTGGTAAATTCTGATCTAAACCCTAATAATGAACGTAAAGGGATGTTGTAAGTTACTTTATCTCTCACCCCATCACTGTCCATATCAAGCATTAAACCTTTTCTTTGGTTTAGTTTATTAATCACAGTTCCAGAATATTCCACTGGGACGTTAACAATTAATTTTTCCATGGGCTCAAGTAAATTACCTTGAGCATCATTGTGCATTACAACTTCAGGTTTTGAAATTCCTAATTCAAAACCTTCACGACGCATGGTTTCAATTAAAACTGATAAGTGAAGTTCTCCACGTCCTAAAACTTTAAACCCTTCAACACTTGAATTTTCTAATGGTTCAACTTTTAATCCGACGTTAACTTCTAATTCACGTTCTAATCTTTCTTTGATGTTTCTTGATGTGACAAATTTACCAACTTTACCAGCAAATGGTGAAGTGTTAACTAAGAAATTCATTGACATAGTTGGTTCTTCGATGTGGATGGTGTCCATTGCTCGAATGTTATTTGGATCAGAAATAGTATCACCAATCACGATATCTTCAATTCCGGCAAAAGTAATAATATCTCCAGCATAAGCTTCACTAACTGCAACTCTTTTCAAACCTTGATAAACCATTAATTTAGAAATACGAGCATTTTTAACTGTTCCATTACTTCTTGAAATGGCGACAGTTTGGCCTTCTTTGACCACTCCTTCATAAATTCTTCCGATTCCTAATCTTCCAATAAATGAATCATAAGCTAAAGTTGAAACTTGCATTAATAATGGTTGTTCAGCTAATTTAATTGGATAAGTTCCAACTTGAGTGACGATTGTTTCAAACAATGGGTTCAAGTTTTCACTTGGTGTGTCCATATTAAATTGGGCAATTCCATTTTTGGCAACTCCAAATAAAGTTGGAAATTCCAATTGTTCATCATTGGCACCCAATTCAATAAATAGTTCTAAAACTTCATCAACCACTTCTAAAGCACGTTGATCTTTTTTATCAATTTTATTGATAAATAAAATTGGTCGTAATCCTAATTCCAAAGCTTTATGTAACACAAATCTTGTTTGTGGCATTGGCCCTTCACTTGAATCGACAAGTAAAATAACTGTATCAACAGTTTTCATAATACGTTCAACTTCACTTGAAAAATCAGCATGGCCTGGAGTATCAACAATATTAATTTTGATGTCATTATATTGAATTGATAAATTCTTTGAATAAATTGTGATTCCACGTTCTCTTTCTTGATCATTTGAATCCATTACTTGCTCAACCATTTCTTGGTTCTCTCTAAATACTCCACTTTGTTTTAGAAAAGCATCAACTAAAGTTGATTTACCAGCATCAACGTGAGCAATAACTGCGATATTAATTATTTTTTGTCTTGTCATTTTGTTCTCCTTTATTTTTCATAATTTTTATAACCTATTGATTATACAAGAAAAAAACCACTAATCACCTATAATAAATTAGCGATTAATTATTTTAGCTTATCTAAAAAAATTTTGTTGATTAATCTCTTAATCAACAAAATTTTTTAAATATAGAAAGCCTTTCAAATGTTTAATAAAAATTATGTGTGTACTCAGATAGCGGAGCAATCGTGATTTTTTTATCTTTGTCCAATAGCAACTTGATATAAGCTTCTTTTCTGAATTCTACTTCTTTAATAAATGAGATAAGTGCTTTAAAACTTTTTTCTAATTCTCCAAAAGAAGTATTAAATTTTGTTGAAGATTCTTTTTCCATTTCTGCAATAGTTTCTAAAATTAAATTAGATTTTTCTTTTGAAACCTTTTTAAATTTTTTTCTAATCAAAACGATGTCAACAAAATATTGTCTATCTTCGCTATAAATATGAATACATTTTTTTAACTCTAAAATTGCAAGAATTCTTATAAGTTTGTTTTCTTCTGTTTGAGAAATTTCCGGTTTTTTCCTATTTTTTACAACATTTAGTTGTGTTTTCATATAATTTAAATTTTGATAATAATTTTCTAAAAAATTTGCAACAAAATATGAAGTGATCTTATTTCATTCATTTTCGTTATTTGCAAAATTATCAATTAAAAATGTATCAAATTCATCAAATTTTCTTTTTGTCATACTTACTCCTTATGGCTTTTTTACAAATTTATTTTAGGTCTGTTCAAAATTATTATTTTGAACAAAAAGTGAAAATATTTAATAGAAATTATTTGTATATTCATATGAAGAAATTATTTTTGTTTCTTTTTCTTTTTCTAATAGTAATTTAATATAAACTTCTTTTCTGAAATCGATTTCTTTGACAAATGTGATAAGTGTTTTGAAGCTTTTTTCTAATTTTTCAAAAGAAGTATCAAAATTTTTCAATGATTCTTTTTCCATTTCTGCCACTGTTTTTGAAATTAAAACAGATGTTTCTTTTGATGCTTTTTTGAATTTCTTGTCAATAGAAACTATATCAATTCAATATTGTTTGTCTTCATTATAAACATGAATACAATCACTCAAATCTGCGATGGCTAGAATTCTAGTTAATTTCCTTTTTTCTGTTAAAGAAATTTCCTTTTTTTTCCTATTTTTAAAAACATCTAGTTGTGCTTGCATATAATTTAAATTTTTAAAAAAATCTTCTAAAAAATTGGAAGCAAACAATGGAGTAAATTTATTCCATTCGCTTTCATTATTAGCAAAATTATTAATTAAAAATAAATCAAATTCATTAATTTTTTTTTGTGCCATTTTCATC encodes the following:
- the typA gene encoding translational GTPase TypA, with the protein product MTRQKIINIAVIAHVDAGKSTLVDAFLKQSGVFRENQEMVEQVMDSNDQERERGITIYSKNLSIQYNDIKINIVDTPGHADFSSEVERIMKTVDTVILLVDSSEGPMPQTRFVLHKALELGLRPILFINKIDKKDQRALEVVDEVLELFIELGANDEQLEFPTLFGVAKNGIAQFNMDTPSENLNPLFETIVTQVGTYPIKLAEQPLLMQVSTLAYDSFIGRLGIGRIYEGVVKEGQTVAISRSNGTVKNARISKLMVYQGLKRVAVSEAYAGDIITFAGIEDIVIGDTISDPNNIRAMDTIHIEEPTMSMNFLVNTSPFAGKVGKFVTSRNIKERLERELEVNVGLKVEPLENSSVEGFKVLGRGELHLSVLIETMRREGFELGISKPEVVMHNDAQGNLLEPMEKLIVNVPVEYSGTVINKLNQRKGLMLDMDSDGVRDKVTYNIPLRSLLGFRSEFTNDTHGEGIMVRSANGFEPYKGEIESRLNGVMVSMANGKTLAYALGNLEERGILFVAPQTEVYEGMIVGQHSRDNDLDVNPTTGKKLTNTRSSGTDDSVKLTPFKKMTLEQALEYIQWDELVEVTPIDIRLRKKWLTQNERKQHRSDKK